In Nicotiana tabacum cultivar K326 chromosome 17, ASM71507v2, whole genome shotgun sequence, one DNA window encodes the following:
- the LOC142171947 gene encoding uncharacterized protein LOC142171947 translates to MPECNTRFLTEGISDHCPAKVTFVNERQRSKRSFQFCNVWTQHPQFMNIVNEGWNYTVEGCRMFTVVRRLKMLKKRLKALNNQIFHNIVAGANEDRNTLKQAQIQLQRCPTSLEYQQAKVNQMSKVTWIRLEDDNTKYFYSVIKHMRLKQATTQLNDSSGVWQINATNIALIPKAEVPENAAQYRPISRCNVLYKCISKMICTRLKPTINHIVADNQLTFVQGRSMMYNVLICRDLLRHYNRKTTPRCLMKIDFRKAYDMISWEFLEKALK, encoded by the exons ATGCCAGAATGCAATACAAGATTTTTGACAGAGGGGATAAGTGATCACTGCCCTGCAAAGGTGACTTTTGTGAATGAGAGGCAAAGAAGCAAGAGATCCTTTCAATTTTGTAATGTGTGGACTCAACATCCACAATTCATGAACATAGTCAATGAGGGTTGGAACTACACTGTTGAAGGGTGCAGAATGTTTACAGTAGTGAGAAGACTAAAAATGCTAAAGAAGAGATTGAAAGCCTTAAACAACCAGATATTTCATAACATAGTGGCTGGAGCCAATGAGGACAGGAACACACTCAAACAGGCTCAAATTCAACTGCAGAGATGTCCTACTAGCCTAGAATATCAACAAGCTAAAGTCAAT CAAATGAGTAAAGTAACATGGATTAGATTGGAAGATGACAACACTAAATATTTCTACTCAGTAATCAAGCACATGAGACTGAAGCAGGCTACTACTCAGCTCAATGACAGCTCTGGTGTTTG gcAAATAAATGCTACTAACATTGCCTTGATACCTAAAGCGGAAGTTCCAGAAAATGCAGCTCAATACAGGCCTATTTCCCGTTGTAATGTTCTATACAAGTGTATATCTAAAATGATCTGTACTAGGTTGAAGCCAACAATCAATCATATAGTAGCAGATAACCAGTTAACTTTTGTACAAGGAAGGTCCATGATGTACAATGTTTTGATATGCCGTGACTTACTAAGGCACTACAATAGGAAGACAACTCCTAGATGCTTAATGAAAATAGACTTTAGAAAGGCATATGACATGATAAGCTGGGAGTTTTTGGAGAAAGCTTTAAAATGA